The following proteins are encoded in a genomic region of Roseinatronobacter sp. S2:
- a CDS encoding hydroxymethylglutaryl-CoA lyase, whose product MANVEIFEVGPRDGLQNEKHLIPTPDKVALVNCLSRAGFRRIEVASFVSPKWVPQMADSADVLAQIARADGVRYAALVPNMRGFEAARNARADEVAIFGSASDGFSRANLNCSVAESLERFAPVAKAALGAGIPVRGYVSCVTDCPFDGPVPPDDVVRVVAALRDMGCYEISLGDTLGRATPDRIAAMLDAVLCDMPADRLAGHFHDTAGRALENIDVSLEAGLRVFDAAVGGLGGCPYAPGASGNVATEAVHDWLVARGWDTGLDRDMLQDAAQMAHSMRKGPV is encoded by the coding sequence ATGGCGAATGTTGAAATATTCGAAGTTGGTCCGCGCGACGGGTTGCAAAACGAGAAGCACCTGATCCCGACGCCGGACAAGGTTGCGCTGGTGAATTGCCTAAGCCGTGCAGGGTTCCGGCGCATAGAGGTTGCCAGTTTTGTAAGCCCGAAATGGGTGCCACAAATGGCTGATTCCGCAGATGTTCTTGCGCAGATTGCCCGTGCGGATGGTGTGCGCTATGCGGCGCTTGTCCCCAATATGCGCGGGTTTGAAGCCGCAAGAAACGCCCGTGCGGATGAAGTGGCAATTTTTGGGTCAGCGTCCGATGGATTCAGCCGTGCAAACCTGAATTGTTCGGTTGCTGAAAGTCTGGAACGCTTCGCGCCAGTCGCAAAAGCCGCGCTGGGGGCGGGAATTCCCGTTCGGGGCTATGTGTCTTGTGTGACCGATTGTCCCTTTGATGGCCCTGTTCCGCCTGACGATGTGGTGCGCGTGGTGGCGGCACTGCGCGACATGGGGTGCTATGAAATCAGTCTTGGCGACACCCTTGGCCGCGCCACGCCAGACCGGATCGCGGCCATGCTGGACGCGGTGTTGTGTGACATGCCTGCCGACCGGTTGGCGGGGCATTTCCATGATACCGCCGGGCGGGCGCTGGAAAATATCGACGTATCGCTTGAAGCTGGCCTGCGCGTGTTTGATGCGGCTGTGGGCGGTCTTGGCGGGTGCCCCTATGCGCCCGGGGCGTCGGGCAATGTCGCGACAGAAGCGGTGCATGACTGGCTGGTAGCGCGGGGCTGGGACACCGGACTGGACCGCGATATGTTGCAAGATGCGGCGCAGATGGCACACAGCATGCGAAAAGGACCGGTCTGA
- a CDS encoding glutathione S-transferase family protein, which yields MNGNDAIIRLWHVAQSRSFRVLWVLEEIGAAYDLIPCSFFDRSLRDADHLRRSPAGRVPAIEVDGQSLCESGAILLYLAESRAPHLRVPEGAAGRAAFLQGLHYAETLGALLANLTQHHIVLREDWMRSPTVMRLEAARLENALRAIGPDWVNGDFTVADIAIGYAVWMARRFVTLPDGAAQYADLIAARPAFQRALAKDGAAQIYTQDFYAPPEG from the coding sequence ATGAATGGGAACGATGCCATCATCCGGCTGTGGCATGTCGCGCAGTCGCGGTCTTTTCGCGTGCTTTGGGTGCTGGAAGAAATTGGCGCGGCGTATGATCTGATTCCGTGCAGTTTCTTTGACCGGTCCTTGCGGGATGCTGATCATCTGCGGCGCTCGCCTGCCGGACGGGTGCCCGCGATCGAAGTGGACGGGCAATCCTTGTGCGAAAGCGGCGCGATTTTGCTATATCTGGCGGAAAGCCGCGCGCCGCATCTGCGTGTGCCCGAAGGGGCGGCGGGTCGCGCTGCATTCTTGCAAGGCCTGCATTATGCCGAAACCCTTGGCGCGCTTCTGGCCAATCTGACCCAACATCATATCGTCTTGCGCGAAGACTGGATGCGGTCGCCCACGGTCATGCGGCTGGAGGCGGCACGGCTGGAAAATGCCCTGCGCGCCATCGGGCCTGATTGGGTGAACGGGGACTTCACCGTGGCTGATATTGCTATCGGATATGCGGTATGGATGGCGCGCCGGTTTGTAACGCTGCCGGATGGTGCGGCGCAATATGCGGACCTGATTGCGGCGCGCCCAGCCTTTCAGCGCGCCCTTGCCAAGGATGGGGCCGCGCAGATTTATACGCAAGACTTCTATGCGCCGCCAGAGGGGTAG
- a CDS encoding acetyl/propionyl/methylcrotonyl-CoA carboxylase subunit alpha, which translates to MFDKILIANRGEIACRIIRTARSMGVRTVAVYSDADAQALHVELADQAIHIGGPAPRDSYLRGDVIIRAALETGAQAIHPGYGFLSENPDFVDAVTAAGLVFIGPSASAIRAMGLKDAAKALMHKAGVPVVPGYHGADQGPAHLAGAAEAIGYPVLIKAVAGGGGKGMRLVNAPADFMDALESAKGEAATAFGNDAVLVEKYITKPRHIEVQVFGDGVDAVHLFERDCSLQRRHQKVIEEAPAPGMTAEMRAAMGQAAVRAARAIGYAGAGTVEFIVDGSDGLRPDGFWFMEMNTRLQVEHPVTEAITGVDLVEWQLRVAAGEGLPLRQQDLSITGHAFEARLYAEDVPAGFLPATGRLSHLHFPDTARSDSGVRAGDEISPWYDPMIAKLVTHGASRAIALKRLERALAATEVAGAVTNLAFLGALTRDAAFRSGDMDTGLIERNITSLTREPDLTGQELAVAAACVIGLDGLSDPLAGFSLTGPIWQDVSLMDGTDAHDLRIAVTGPLRAIVTVGGDEFAVNAGAQGFHVAGAWVRARAIAGHVHLFGATPRILGLVDPLSRQEALGAGADVVLAPMPGLVKAVFVAAGYTVDKAARLVVLEAMKMEHTLVAARAGVIAEVLVQPGAQVAAGTPLVQLQEQQEEG; encoded by the coding sequence ATGTTTGACAAAATCCTGATTGCCAATCGCGGTGAAATCGCCTGCCGCATTATCCGCACAGCCCGCTCCATGGGGGTGCGCACGGTTGCGGTTTATTCCGATGCGGATGCGCAGGCGCTGCATGTGGAACTGGCGGATCAGGCCATCCATATCGGCGGGCCTGCACCGCGCGACAGTTATTTGCGTGGTGATGTCATCATTCGCGCAGCACTGGAAACTGGCGCGCAGGCCATTCATCCGGGCTATGGGTTCCTGTCCGAAAACCCCGATTTCGTCGATGCGGTCACCGCAGCAGGGCTGGTGTTCATCGGCCCCTCGGCCAGTGCGATCCGCGCGATGGGGTTGAAAGATGCGGCCAAGGCGCTGATGCATAAGGCGGGTGTGCCGGTCGTGCCGGGCTATCACGGCGCAGATCAAGGCCCCGCGCATCTGGCGGGCGCGGCGGAGGCCATAGGTTATCCGGTGCTGATCAAGGCTGTGGCGGGTGGCGGTGGCAAGGGCATGCGGCTGGTGAATGCGCCCGCTGATTTCATGGATGCCCTTGAAAGCGCGAAAGGAGAGGCCGCGACCGCCTTTGGAAATGATGCGGTTCTGGTCGAGAAATACATCACGAAGCCGCGTCATATCGAAGTGCAGGTTTTTGGTGACGGTGTGGATGCGGTGCATCTGTTCGAACGCGACTGCTCGCTTCAGCGGCGGCATCAGAAAGTCATCGAAGAAGCCCCGGCCCCCGGCATGACCGCCGAAATGCGCGCGGCCATGGGGCAGGCGGCGGTGCGCGCGGCCCGTGCGATTGGCTATGCGGGCGCGGGCACGGTGGAATTCATTGTTGACGGCAGCGATGGCCTGCGCCCTGACGGGTTCTGGTTCATGGAGATGAACACGCGCTTGCAGGTTGAACACCCTGTCACCGAAGCGATCACCGGCGTTGATCTGGTGGAATGGCAATTGCGCGTTGCCGCGGGCGAGGGGTTGCCGTTGCGCCAGCAGGATCTGTCGATCACCGGTCACGCGTTCGAGGCGCGGCTTTATGCAGAAGATGTGCCTGCGGGGTTCTTGCCCGCAACAGGGCGGCTGTCGCATCTGCATTTCCCTGATACTGCGCGCAGTGATTCCGGTGTGCGCGCGGGCGATGAGATCAGCCCGTGGTATGATCCGATGATTGCCAAGCTTGTTACCCATGGCGCAAGCCGCGCGATTGCGCTGAAGCGTCTGGAACGCGCATTGGCTGCCACCGAAGTGGCGGGCGCGGTTACCAATCTGGCCTTTCTGGGGGCATTGACGCGCGATGCAGCCTTTCGCAGCGGCGATATGGATACCGGCCTGATTGAACGCAACATCACCAGCCTGACCCGTGAGCCGGACCTGACAGGTCAGGAACTGGCCGTTGCTGCGGCTTGTGTGATCGGGCTGGACGGGCTGTCGGACCCGCTTGCGGGGTTCAGTTTGACAGGGCCGATCTGGCAGGATGTGTCCTTGATGGATGGCACGGATGCCCATGACCTGCGTATTGCGGTGACCGGGCCGCTGCGGGCTATTGTGACTGTCGGTGGGGATGAATTCGCCGTCAATGCGGGTGCGCAGGGCTTTCATGTAGCGGGTGCTTGGGTTCGTGCACGCGCCATTGCGGGGCATGTCCATTTATTTGGTGCAACGCCGCGTATCCTTGGACTGGTTGATCCGCTGTCGCGGCAAGAAGCGCTTGGCGCAGGGGCCGATGTGGTGCTTGCGCCCATGCCGGGGCTGGTCAAGGCGGTGTTTGTTGCGGCAGGCTACACTGTGGACAAGGCTGCGCGGCTGGTGGTGCTGGAGGCCATGAAGATGGAACACACGCTGGTTGCCGCGCGCGCTGGCGTTATTGCGGAAGTTCTGGTGCAACCGGGTGCGCAGGTTGCCGCAGGCACCCCGTTGGTCCAGCTACAAGAGCAGCAGGAGGAGGGCTGA
- a CDS encoding carboxyl transferase domain-containing protein produces MKLQSSVLAGSDMFRANHDGHTAALAEIRAATNLAQLGGGEKARARHLARGKMLPRDRVANLLDAGSPFLEVGATAAHGLYGGAAPCAGVIAGIGQVSGQDCMIICNDATVKGGTYYPMTVKKHLRAQEIAEQNHLPCVYLVDSGGANLPNQDEVFPDRDHFGRIFYNQAQMSAKGIAQIAVVMGSCTAGGAYVPAMSDVTIIVRDQGTIFLAGPPLVRAATGEVVSAEDLGGGDVHTRLSGVADYLAEDDAHALALARRAVSHLNRAKPATVQWQTPEDPAYDPDEIFGVVPADLRTPYDIREVIARVVDGSRFDEFKPRFGETLVTGFAHVMGCPVGIVANNGVLFSEAAVKGAHFIELCSQRRIPLVFLQNITGFMVGRKYENEGIARHGAKMVTAVATTSVPKITMLVGGSFGAGNYGMAGRAYSPRFLWTWPNSRISVMGGAQAAGVLATVKRDALERAGESWGAQDEAEFKRPTVEMFERQSHPLYASARLWDDGIIDPRQSRQVLALSLSAALNAPIEDTRFGVFRM; encoded by the coding sequence ATGAAGCTTCAGTCATCTGTGCTTGCAGGGTCGGACATGTTTCGGGCCAATCATGACGGGCACACAGCCGCCTTGGCAGAAATACGTGCGGCGACAAATTTGGCACAACTGGGCGGCGGCGAAAAGGCCCGCGCGCGCCATCTGGCGCGTGGCAAGATGCTGCCACGCGACCGCGTTGCCAACCTGCTGGATGCAGGCAGCCCGTTTCTGGAAGTGGGCGCGACGGCGGCGCATGGCCTGTATGGCGGGGCTGCGCCCTGTGCCGGGGTGATCGCGGGGATCGGTCAGGTGTCGGGGCAGGACTGCATGATCATCTGCAATGATGCCACCGTAAAGGGCGGCACCTATTACCCGATGACGGTCAAGAAGCATCTGCGCGCGCAGGAAATCGCCGAACAAAACCATCTGCCTTGTGTCTATCTGGTCGATAGTGGCGGTGCGAATCTGCCCAATCAGGACGAGGTGTTTCCCGACCGCGACCATTTCGGGCGCATTTTCTACAATCAGGCGCAGATGTCAGCCAAGGGGATTGCGCAGATTGCCGTTGTGATGGGATCATGCACAGCGGGCGGGGCCTATGTGCCCGCCATGTCGGATGTCACCATCATTGTGCGCGATCAGGGCACCATCTTTCTGGCAGGTCCGCCGCTGGTCAGGGCCGCCACCGGCGAAGTGGTCAGCGCCGAAGATCTGGGTGGCGGCGATGTACACACGCGCCTGTCGGGCGTGGCTGATTATCTGGCTGAAGATGACGCCCATGCGCTGGCGCTTGCCCGCCGTGCTGTCAGTCACCTGAACCGCGCAAAGCCCGCGACGGTTCAGTGGCAGACGCCCGAAGATCCCGCCTATGACCCGGATGAAATATTCGGCGTCGTGCCCGCTGATCTGCGCACACCTTATGACATTCGCGAAGTGATTGCCCGCGTGGTCGATGGCTCGCGCTTTGATGAATTCAAACCCCGCTTCGGGGAAACGCTGGTCACTGGTTTTGCACATGTCATGGGCTGCCCCGTGGGGATTGTGGCCAATAACGGGGTGCTGTTTTCCGAGGCTGCGGTGAAGGGCGCGCATTTTATCGAACTGTGCAGCCAGCGCCGCATTCCGCTGGTGTTCCTGCAAAACATCACGGGCTTCATGGTCGGGCGCAAGTATGAAAACGAAGGCATCGCGCGCCACGGGGCCAAAATGGTCACGGCGGTCGCCACCACATCCGTGCCAAAGATTACAATGCTGGTGGGCGGCAGTTTTGGCGCGGGAAATTACGGCATGGCTGGCCGCGCCTACAGCCCGCGTTTCCTGTGGACATGGCCCAACAGCCGCATTTCCGTTATGGGCGGTGCGCAGGCTGCAGGCGTGCTGGCCACTGTGAAACGCGACGCGCTGGAACGCGCGGGCGAAAGCTGGGGTGCGCAAGACGAAGCCGAATTCAAGCGCCCCACGGTCGAGATGTTCGAGCGCCAGTCCCACCCGCTTTATGCCAGTGCGCGGCTTTGGGATGATGGCATCATCGACCCCCGCCAGTCCCGGCAGGTGTTGGCGCTGTCACTGTCGGCCGCATTGAATGCCCCGATTGAGGACACGCGCTTCGGTGTGTTCAGGATGTAA
- a CDS encoding OmpW family protein, producing the protein MKINNILACAISALALSGGAAMAQQAGDWTLGVGIGHVNPKSNNGTLATLPASIGSSTRPILTAEYFIQDNLGIELLAAVPFRHSISLSGVQVGTTKQLPPTVSLNYHFTNDSAITPFLGAGVNYTSFFSTRSPLGSLKIKDSWGLALNAGVDFAVSERSAIRANLRYINIQSDVLLDGVNIGKAKIDPWVASVSYVYRF; encoded by the coding sequence ATGAAAATAAATAATATTCTTGCATGTGCAATTTCTGCACTGGCACTGTCGGGCGGGGCTGCCATGGCACAACAGGCTGGCGACTGGACGCTGGGTGTGGGCATTGGCCATGTGAACCCGAAATCCAACAACGGGACGCTCGCGACCCTTCCCGCCAGCATTGGCAGCAGCACACGCCCGATCCTGACTGCGGAATATTTCATTCAGGACAATCTGGGGATTGAACTGCTGGCGGCGGTGCCGTTCCGCCATTCTATCAGCCTGAGCGGCGTGCAGGTCGGCACCACCAAACAACTGCCACCAACCGTTTCGCTGAACTATCATTTTACCAATGACAGCGCGATTACGCCGTTTCTGGGGGCCGGTGTCAATTACACCAGTTTCTTCAGCACCAGATCGCCGCTTGGCAGTCTGAAGATCAAGGATTCCTGGGGTCTGGCGCTGAATGCAGGTGTTGATTTTGCCGTAAGCGAACGCAGCGCGATCCGCGCGAACCTGCGGTATATCAACATTCAGTCGGATGTATTGCTTGACGGTGTAAATATCGGGAAGGCCAAGATCGACCCTTGGGTTGCGTCGGTATCTTACGTTTACCGATTCTGA
- a CDS encoding lysozyme inhibitor LprI family protein has translation MRLTVLFAALGAAPAAATDLRFDAAPTEMCLAAVSDDAQAYGCVGRAATACMEQPGGETTVGMGFCLDAELDLWDGKLNGAYQALRADLTAQDAGRTNAAISLSDSARDMQRAWIGFRDARCSFEAAQWQGGTGCSPAFLGCTMQMTAEQTLYLWSVLHGAR, from the coding sequence ATGCGCCTGACCGTCCTTTTCGCCGCTCTTGGTGCTGCGCCCGCGGCTGCCACAGACCTGCGCTTTGATGCTGCCCCGACAGAGATGTGCCTAGCCGCAGTGTCAGATGACGCGCAGGCGTATGGCTGTGTTGGTCGCGCCGCGACTGCGTGCATGGAACAGCCCGGCGGGGAAACGACGGTTGGAATGGGCTTTTGTCTGGATGCGGAGCTGGACCTTTGGGATGGCAAGCTGAATGGCGCCTATCAAGCCCTGCGTGCAGATCTGACCGCGCAAGATGCGGGCCGCACGAATGCGGCAATTTCCCTGTCTGACAGTGCGCGCGACATGCAGCGTGCATGGATCGGGTTTCGGGATGCGCGTTGCAGTTTTGAAGCAGCGCAATGGCAGGGCGGCACAGGGTGCAGCCCGGCCTTTCTGGGCTGCACCATGCAGATGACTGCCGAACAGACGCTGTATCTGTGGTCCGTCCTGCACGGCGCGCGATAG